DNA from Kitasatospora herbaricolor:
ATGCTCCAGTTGAGCTCGCGCTTCGGGCCGCCGAGGCCGGCGCCCATGATGCCGCCGGAGCAGACCTGGGTGGTGGAGAGGCCGTAGCCCATGTGCGACGAGGTCAGGATGACCGCGGCGGCCGCCGTCTCGGAGGAGAAGCCCTGCGGCGGCTGGATGTCGGCCAGGCCCTTGCCCATCGAGCGGATGATCCGCCAGCCGCCCATGTAGGTGCCGAGCGCGATGGCCGCGCCGGCGCCGACGATCACCCAGGTGGGGGGCAGCGCGCCCTTGGGCAGGGCGCCGACCGAGACCAGCGTCAGCGTGATGATGCCCATGGTCTTCTGCGCGTCGTTGGTGCCGTGCGCCAGCGAGATCAGCGAGGAGGAGGCGATCTGGCCGGTCTTGAAGGCCTTGGTGGTGGTCTTCTCGTTGCCCCGGCGGGTGATCGCGTACGCCAGTTTGGTGGCGCCCCAGGCGGCCAGGCCGGCCACGATCGGGGAGGCCACGGCCGGGATGAGGATCTTGGTCACGACGGTGTTGAAGTTCACGCCGTTGAAGCCGACACCGACGATGGTGGCGCCGATCAGCCCGCCGTACAGGGCGTGCGAGGAGCTCGACGGGAGGCCTCTGAGCCAGGTCAGCAGGTTCCACAGGATCGCGCCGACCAGGGCGGCGAAGATGATCGACGGGTGGATGCCCGCCTTCTCGTTGACGATGCCACCCGAGATGGTGGTGGCCACCTTCACGGACAGGAAGGCGCCCGCGAAGTTGAGGACCGCCGCGATGGTGACCGCGACCTTGGGCCGCAGGGCACCGGTGGCGATGGAGGTGGCCATCGCGTTGGCGGTGTCGTGGAACCCGTTGGTGAAGTCGAAGGCGAGCGCCGTGATGATCACGACGGCTACCAGGAACGAGATGTGTTCCATACCCAAACAATCGTCGTAGTTGTCGCACTGACGTTGGTGTCACGGGCGACCGTAGGG
Protein-coding regions in this window:
- a CDS encoding inorganic phosphate transporter is translated as MEHISFLVAVVIITALAFDFTNGFHDTANAMATSIATGALRPKVAVTIAAVLNFAGAFLSVKVATTISGGIVNEKAGIHPSIIFAALVGAILWNLLTWLRGLPSSSSHALYGGLIGATIVGVGFNGVNFNTVVTKILIPAVASPIVAGLAAWGATKLAYAITRRGNEKTTTKAFKTGQIASSSLISLAHGTNDAQKTMGIITLTLVSVGALPKGALPPTWVIVGAGAAIALGTYMGGWRIIRSMGKGLADIQPPQGFSSETAAAAVILTSSHMGYGLSTTQVCSGGIMGAGLGGPKRELNWSMARRMVYTWGLTLPAAATVAGLAAFVADQGTWGVVLVGAALVAGSGAMYVVSRRQPVHAGNVHDTAAVEVTPVATPAAPAPVTAPVDATIAA